A stretch of DNA from Chitinivorax tropicus:
TTCGCATTATTTCCCACTGTACTGGGCGGCTTCGTCCACCAGGTATAGTCAGGCTGGGCATTTAAGCCATGCCGGCCTGCAACCTGGCGGGCTGGATTGGATGCGCCACGCTGTCACAGCAACAGCTTCGAGCCATGATTCGTGGCCGGCTCAGCCATTGGCGGGCACGGGTGACTGCTTGAGCTTACGATACCCTAACCCTGAAAGCAGCCCGCCCAGCGTTGCCAGCAACATGTCCTTATGGGCATCCCAGATGTCACCTTGCTGACCATTGTAGGACTCTGCATCGGCAGGTGATAACAGCACGGCAATCAGCCATTCGAACCACTCGTACCACAAGCTGGTGATCATGATGGCGGAAAGGCCCACGTAAAAAGCAACCCTCTGGTTTGACTGCCGCTGCTTGATCACATGCGACATGATCGGCACCATGAAACAGAAGCCATATAGAAAATGCACCAACCGATCAAAATGGTTTCGGTCGGATGCGAAAAGGTGATTCAACGAGATGCCGCAGCAATCCACCAACCAGCGTTCATAGGGGACGTTGGAATACAGCCAACGCGCGGCAATTGAATGGACCGAGATGAATAGGGCAATCAGCAGGAAATCCAGATCATCCATGTCGTACTTGGCGACATAACGCCACAACAGGAAAAAGCCGACAACAGTCAGCGAGCTGTGCAGCGCCTGCTCCACCGGCCATTTGGGCATAATCCAGGTCAGGACAAAGACAGCGGCCATCAAGAGCACAGAGGTTTTTTTGTTGGGTATGTAGTTCATGATCACTTTCAATGAAAAGGCCCCGCCATGACGGAGCCTTTTCAAGTCTAAAACGCCGTATCTTATCGGCACGAGCCCGTCATATGGAAGCGGCGCACCAGCAGTTGATGCTGTCCGCCTGTCAACTTTCATCCATTGAAGTGTTTGGATTGCACTACGCTGACGACCAGCCCTGAAACCGTATCAAGCGAACCGGACAGGAGGAAAGAGAGGTAAGCCATACGATGTTCATCAGCCAGATCGTCAGAAGCCACGCTCAGGTCACACTTGCTTGGCGATCTGGCTGACTGCCAAGGCTTCCCATAACTTGCAAGCATCGTCATAGGCCCGCTGATGGCTACTGTCTGCCTCCAGCCAAGCACATAGCTCGGTTGGGCAGGGCTCTGTGAAACCTTGCTCATGCCGCAACATGACCCACTGCCATGCGGCATCCCATACCGGATCTGGTCTTTCCATGATGTTGTTCCTGCTGCAAAATCAGGAAAACATTGTAATTTGATCTCAGATCAACCGGGGTAAAAACATTTTCTGGAGTGCGATTGATGCACAGGAAAGCCTGATTTGCTCAGAT
This window harbors:
- a CDS encoding FecR/PupR family sigma factor regulator — protein: MERPDPVWDAAWQWVMLRHEQGFTEPCPTELCAWLEADSSHQRAYDDACKLWEALAVSQIAKQV
- a CDS encoding DUF2238 domain-containing protein, which encodes MNYIPNKKTSVLLMAAVFVLTWIMPKWPVEQALHSSLTVVGFFLLWRYVAKYDMDDLDFLLIALFISVHSIAARWLYSNVPYERWLVDCCGISLNHLFASDRNHFDRLVHFLYGFCFMVPIMSHVIKQRQSNQRVAFYVGLSAIMITSLWYEWFEWLIAVLLSPADAESYNGQQGDIWDAHKDMLLATLGGLLSGLGYRKLKQSPVPANG